A stretch of the Capsicum annuum cultivar UCD-10X-F1 chromosome 8, UCD10Xv1.1, whole genome shotgun sequence genome encodes the following:
- the LOC107879725 gene encoding histidine decarboxylase — MGSLSLEMDFEPSAITPRGLARRSLFPPGDNKKPKVAQPTGPRKNLQLEVMEPGLRKDGPSLDSILVNYLDTLTQRVNFHLGYPVNICYDHYANLARLLQFHLNNCGDPFMKNTVDFHSKDFEMAVLDWFAQLWEIEKDQYWGYVTNGGTEGNLHGILIGRELLPDGILYASKDSHYSVFKAARMYRMDLEMINTSVNGEMDYSDLRAKLLQNKDKPAIINVTIGTTFKGAIDDLDVILEVLKDCGYSQDMFYIHCDAALCGLMVPFINNMISFKKPIGSVTISGHKFLGCPMPCGVQITRKSNINNLSRNVEYIASVDATISGSRNGLTPIFLWYSLSAKGHIGLKNDVKRCLDNARYLKDRLQQAGVSAMLNELSIVVVLERPRDLEFVRRWQLSCVKDMAHVIVMPGITREMLDIFIGELVQQRKQWYQGGEVEPPCIADDVGAQNCSCSYHKIDDISP, encoded by the exons ATGGGTAGCCTCTCACTTGAAATG GATTTTGAGCCGTCAGCCATAACACCGAGAGGTTTAGCGCGGCGAAGTTTGTTTCCTCCTGGGGACAACAAGAAACCGAAAGTGGCACAACCAACAGGTCCAAGGAAGAATTTGCAACTTGAGGTGATGGAGCCTGGCTTGAGGAAAGATGGTCCCTCCTTGGACTCTATCTTGGTTAATTATTTAGACACACTTACACAACGGGTCAATTTTCATTTAG gtTATCCAGTGAACATATGCTATGATCACTATGCAAATTTAGCTCGACTTTTGCAATTTCACCTAAATAATTGTGGTGATCCATTCATGAAGAACACTGTCGATTTCCACTCAAAAGACTTCGAAATGGCTGTTTTGGATTGGTTTGCACAATTATGGGAAATTGAAAAGGACCAATATTGGGGTTATGTAACTAATGGCGGTACAGAAGGCAATCTCCATGGTATTTTGATAGG GAGAGAGCTACTTCCCGATGGAATATTATATGCATCAAAAGACTCTCATTACTCGGTCTTTAAAGCTGCAAGAATGTATAGAATGGATTTGGAAATGATCAACACATCAGTAAATGGAGAGATGGATTATTCTGATTTAAGAGCAAAGTTGCTTCAAAATAAGGACAAACCAGCAATTATAAATGTGACTATTG gAACTACCTTCAAAGGAGCTATTGATGACCTTGATGTTATACTTGAAGTACTCAAAGATTGTGGCTATTCACAAGATATGTTTTACATCCACTGTGATGCAGCACTATGTGGTCTTATGGTCCCCTTTATAAACAAT ATGATTAGTTTCAAGAAGCCAATTGGAAGTGTCACAATTTCTGGTCACAAGTTCTTAGGATGTCCAATGCCATGTGGTGTCCAAATAACAAGAAAAAGCAACATCAATAATCTCTCAAGAAATGTGGAGTACATTGCTTCTGTCGATGCCACTATTTCTGGTAGCCGTAACGGTTTAACTCCAATTTTTTTATGGTATAGTTTGAGCGCTAAAGGTCACATTGGCCTGAAAAATGATGTTAAAAGATGCCTCGACAATGCTAGATATTTGAAAGATCGTCTACAACAAGCAGGGGTAAGTGCCATGCTAAATGAGCTTAGCATCGTAGTTGTGCTTGAAAGGCCTCGTGACCTAGAATTTGTCCGTCGTTGGCAACTTTCATGTGTCAAAGATATGGCACATGTTATTGTGATGCCAGGTATCACCCGAGAAATGCTTGACATTTTCATCGGTGAACTAGTGCAACAAAGGAAACAATGGTATCAAGGTGGTGAAGTTGAGCCTCCTTGTATTGCAGATGATGTTGGTGCTCAAAATTGCTCATGCTCTTATCATAAGATTGATGACATCAGTCCTTAG